The genomic window gaggtcactgctcattcttctgaattccagtgagcagaggcccagagccatcaaacactcctcatatgaccaGACTTtgaatcccggaatcattttcatgaaactcttttgaatcctctccaatgtcagcacatcctttcttaaataaagagccaaaaactgctcacaatactccaagtgagccctcaccactgctttataaagcctcaacactacatccttgcttttatattctagtcctcttgaaatgaaagctagccttgtatttgccttccttactactgactcaagctgcaaattaacctttagggaatcctgcacaaggactcccaagtccctttgcaccttagatttttgaattttttctccatttagaaaataatcaaccctttcatttcttctaccaaagtgcatgaaagggtagactattttctccTTACTtatgtactcagtacattgatctatgaaggccaatgtgccaaaagatttcttaACGCCAATgtacctatgatgccactttcactGAATTGGGCCTGTATTcctagattcctttgttctactgcactcctcagtgtcctacctctcactgtataagacctacccCAGGTGAACCTCTCAAAATACAACACCTGcggcttgtctgcattaaattccatctgtcatttttcagcccatttttccaactggtccagatcccactgcagacTTTGATAGTCTTCTTCGCTGTCTGCTACACCCCAAATCTTggagtcatctgcaaatctgctgatccagttagccaTATTATCATCCTGATTGTTGATACAGATGAGaaacaacagtggacccagcaccgatccctgcagcacaccactagtcacatgccTCCAGTGAGAGAGAATGAACATGTGTGTTGCTcgagttttccagcatctgtggattttatTATTTATCTGTGTGATTGAGTTTGTGTGTTAGGTAATGAGTTAGTGGGTAAATGTGCTGGAGCTTGTCAGTGGTAACTGGGTTATTGCTGCCACGTGtacagaggtacagtgaaaacctttGTCTTGTATGCCAAACAGATCATATCATTACTTCAGTACAGCTGGACAATAAAGCACATAGTCATAgccaggtagattgtgaggtcaagagtccatcttaatgTACGAAGGGAATATTCAATAGTCAGTAACAGTAGCTGCCACCCCACCCACCTCTGTATTCTGAACATCATTCGCTAATTTACACCATCTTCAACATGATcctaccactgaacacatctttcTTACCCCCCCTCCACACGCTTTCCACTGGGCTTGCTCTCCACTTGACTCTCTTGTTCACTTGTCCcgctccactgatctccctcctggagtTTAACACTGCAGTCTTGAcaattgctacacctgcccagATACAGGACCCCGTACCCCGTCCTTCCTTGGGGCCTCCTCTGCAGTGGTGAGTCTCAATGTAGATTAACGGCTAATTCACCGGGCACCTTTGCTCCATTCACCATAAAAggtgggatttcctggtggccatcgACTTCCCATTTCACCATTTTGGTCTGTTGCCACCTGTACTGTCGCTTTCAGATTGGAGAAGCAATAccggatagcctccaacctgacggcataaaTATCGAtgtctctcctcctcctcctttctctattCGTCCATTCCCTTTCTGGCTATTGCTGCCCATCACCTCACCCCGgtattccttccccttccccttcttccatgtccattctcctctgttaTCAGATCCCTGCTTCTTCAGCccgttacctcttccacctatcacttccaagCTTCTTACTTCTCCCACACCTGCCCTCCTTCCCTGCATTCAGTTTTGCCTGTCTCCTGCCCCtcttccaccttcttattctagcttcttccccctcctttccagtcctgattcagAGTCTCGGCTCAaactgtcgactgtttattcctctccataggcgctgcctgacctgctgtgttcctccaacattttgtttgtttttctcagcactttcagcatctgtagaatcttgaGTCAGGGATAGaaactgtttttgagcctggtgggagCAGCATCCcagcttttgtatctcctgcccagtgggagTTGGAGAAGAGAAGATGCCCAGAGTGGGTTCGAGGATCTTGATTACACTGGCTCCTTTACtgaagcagtgagaagtgtagactggATGGATGAGTGTCTGTGCCAGTGTAAGTgtgagtgaaggagggtgagtgtgagtgtgagaaagagagtgtgtgtgagagagaatgtgtgtgagtgaatgtgggaaaaattgtgtgtatgagtgtgtgtgagagaatgtgtgaaagaatgtgtgtgagtgagtgtgggagaaattgtgtgtgtgagtgtgagagagagattgagtgtgtgtgtgagagagagagagagagagtgtgtgtgtgtgtgtgtgtgtgtgtgtgtgtgtgtgagaacatGTGAGTGTTGTTCTCGTGCTGTGATAGCAGCGAGAAGTGCAGTCAAATTTTGAAAGCAAATTTCCTGCAATcaaggatctcaacctgaaatatcaactgcctACAACAAATCCTGTAACAAATGCTGCCTTACCTACAAGCATCGTAATGCTTTTTAATTAACTACTCTCAATGAttcaaacatagaacagtacaggccaaatttgaagaaatgagaaaggatctaaaaagcatagattgggacaggttgttctctggcaaggatgtgattgataagagggaggccttcaaaggagaaactctgagagtgcagagtttgtaatttcctgtcagggttaaaggtaaagtgaataagaataaggaatcttggttctcgagggatattggaactctgataaagaagagagagatgtataacatgtataggcaaaagggaggaaataagatgcttgaggagtgtaaaaagagtaagaaaatacttaagaaagaaatcaggagggctaaaagaagacatgaggttgctttggcagtcagggtgaaggataatcctaagagcttctacaggtatgttaagagcaaaaggataataaggtataaaattggtcctcttgaaaatCAGAGTGGTCGGCAATGTagagaaccaaaagaaatgggagagatattaaataggttttttgcatctgtatttactaaggaaactggaatggagtctatggaaacaaggcaaacaagtagggaggtcatggaacttatacagattaaagaggaggaggtgcttgctgtcttgagtcaaatcagggtagataaatccccaggacctgacagggtattccctcggaccttgaagcagactagtgttgaaattgcaggggccctggcagatatatttaaaatgtcaatatccacAGGTTAgatgccggaggactggaggatagctcatgtagttccgttgtttaaaaaaggctcaaagagtaagccgggaaattataggccggtaagtttgacatcggtagtaggtaaattattggaaggtatactaagagataggatctacaagtatttggatagacagggacttattagaaaaagtcagtatggctttgtgcgtggtaggtcatgtttaaccaatctattagagtttttcgaggatgttaccaggaaagcggatgaagggaaggcagtggatgttgtctacgtggacttcagtaaggcctttgacaaggtcccacatgggaggttagttaggaagattcagtcactaggtatacatggtgaggtagtaaattggattagacattggctcaatgggagaagtcagagagtggtagtggaggattgcttctctgagtggaggcctgtgactagtggtgtgccacagggatcagtgctgggtccattgttatttgtcatctatatcaatgatctggatgataatgtggcaaattggatcagtaaatttgccgatgatacaaagattggaggcgtagtggacagtgaggaaggtttccaaagcttgcagagggatttggaccagctggaggaatgggctgaaaaatggcagatggagtttaatacagacaagtgtgaggtattacactttggaaggtcaaaccaaggtagaacatacaaggtaaatgggagggcactgaggagtgcagtagagcagagggatctgggagtacagatacgtAATTCcccaaaagtggtgtcacaagtacatagggtcatgaagagagcttttggtacatcggcctttataaatcaaagtattgagtataagagttggaatgtaatggtgaggttgtataagacattggtgagactgaatttggagtattgtgtgcagttttggtcacctaattactggaaggatattaataaggctgaaagagtgcagagaaggtttacaaggacgttgccgggacttgagaaactgagttacagagaaagattgaattggttaggactttattccctggagcgtagaagaatgaggggtgatttaatagaggtgtataaaattatgatgggtatagaagagtgaatgcaagcaagctttttccactggggcTAGGGGAGataaaaaacagaggtcatgggttaagggtgaagggggagaagtttaaagggaacatgggggtggcttcttcaaacagagagtggtgagagtgtggaatgagctgccagatgaagtggcaaatgcgggctcactttgaCATTTAAgataaacttggacaggtacgtggatgaggtGTTtgaagggatatggcccaggtgcaggtcagtgggagtgggcagaaaaatggttcagcacagcaaagaagggccaaaaggcctgtttctgtgctgtaatattctatggttctacagCACCAGAACtcgccatttggcccacaatgtctgtgcataccatgatgccaatctaactaatcctACCTGCCTGCATATGTCCATATGCACAGATATACAGGATGGGTTGGGCAGATGTTGGGAGGGGTAGGGGTGACAAATGTAGTGGGGGATGAATGGTTACACGCACTGACCGCCCTCTCCTCTCTTTCCCTTGCAGACGGCCCCGATGCGGAGGATGACCCCTCGTGCTCATGGCCCCCCTCCTCCCCGTCCAGCAAGGACCAGGGCTCGCCGAACCACGGTGAGGGTCTGGAGGTGGGCGAGGAAGAAGGCGGGGCCGGACTGCCCTACCCCTGCCAGTTTTGCGACAAGTCCTTCAGCCGGCTGGGCTTCCTGAAGCACCACGAACAGACCCACGGGGACAAGCTGCCCTTCCGCTGCACCTTCTGCAGCCGTCTCTTCAAGCACAAGCGCAGCCGTGACCGCCACCTCAAGCTGCACACCGGCGACAAGAAGTACCACTGCAGCGAGTGCGAGGCTGCCTTCTCCCGCAGCGACCACCTCAAGATCCACCTCAAGACCCACGCCTCCAGCAAGCCCTACCGCTGCCCTGTCTGCCGCCGGGGCTTCCTCACCCCCAGCTCCCTCAGCGGCCACATGCAGGTTCACGAGAAGCCCAGGGGCgggccttcccctcccccctccgccccctcctccacctcctcttcctcctcctgctcCGCCGCCGCCATCTCCCGGCTGGACGGCTGCTGGAGGCCGCCCGAGAGCCGGAAGTGCAGCCGGTGCGAGGAGGGCTTCGACCTGCCCGAAGAGCTGCAGCGGCACATCGGGGAGTGCCACCCCGAGCGCTCGCCCTCCGAGGAGGACGCCGGTGTGGGGGGCGTGGTTCTGGCCCCCACGCCGGGCCCTGGCCCCGGCCTGCAGTGCGCCTGCTGCTCCGAGCCCTTCGCCGAGGAGGGGGCGCTGCTGGCCCACGCCGGCCGCGCCCACGGCCGGGACCAACCGCCCCGTTGCGGCCTCTGCGCTCAGCGTCTGCTCTCCGCCGAGGAGCTGCGGGCCCACCTGGAGGCCCACCGGCGGGCCGAGGCCGCCGGCAGCCGCAGCCCCTCGGTGGTGACCCTGGGCTACGCCTCCGTCTCCAGCACCACGCCCGACTCCAACCTGTCGGCCGACAGCTGCTCGGCCGTGCCCGACGGGGGCAACCCCGCACCCCAGCCTCAGCCCCAGCCCCTGCTGCTGCTGCCCAGGCAGAGGAGCAGGAAGAGGGGATCCCAGCCAGCGCCAGACGGGGCCGGCCCCCTCCTCAAGCGGCCGCGCGAGAGCTACAGCTGCACGCACTGCGCCCAGCGGGCCTTCAGCAGCCTGGCGGTCCTGCAGGCTCACTTGAAGGCCGCGCACCTGGACCAGCCTGAGCAGCTGCACCCCTGCCAGCTCTGCCTGGAGAGCCTGCCCTCCCTCCTCAACCTGCACGAGCACCTGCGACAGGCCCACGGCGGTGAGGCAGAGCAGGCCCTCCCTCCGGCCCCGGCCGCCATCGcggcctcctcctccccttcccctttcccctgcAACTTCTGCTCGGAGGCGCCAGCTGATCTGAACAGCCTGCAGGAACACATCCGCCGCTGCCACAGTCTGGCCACCGGGCAGCCCCCCTCCAAGGGCAGCAACGCCTTCTTCTGCCCCCACTGCCTGATGGGCTTCCTGACAGAGGCCTCGCTGGAGGATCATGCCCGGCggacccactcccagaccacccCGGCCCCCAGCCTCGACTCGCCCTCACTCCTCGCTGCCACCGCGCCCCACCAGGAGCCCCTGCTGGAGGTCTACTCATGCCCCTACTGCACCAACTCGCCCGTGTTCAGCAGCGTGCCCCGGCTCAACAAGCACGTGAAGGAGAACCACAAGAACGTGCCGCTGGCCCTGGCCTACGACAATGGAAGCCGCAGATCGAGCCCCGCCTCGCCCGAGCAAGGGGGCCCCGTCAAGGTGGGCCAGGGAGGGTCCCAGCTCGCGGGCGAGTACTCCTGCAGCCAGTGCGGCGCCAAGTTTACGTCGCCAGATGGCTTTCAGGCTCACCTGAAGACGCACCTGGGCGCCGTCCAGAGGAAGCTGGCCTGCCCGCAGTGCAGCAAGGAGCTGCCGAACCACGAGGCGCTCCTCAAGCACGTCACCGTCCACTTCACGGTCACCTCCACCTACTACATCTGCGAGAGCTGCGACAAGCAGTTCACCTCCGTCGACGACCTGCAGAAGCACCTGCTGGACATGCACACCTTCATCTTCTTCCGCTGCACCCTGTGCCAGGAGATCTTCGACTCCAAGGTCTCCGTCCAGCTGCACCTGGCCGTCAAGCACAGCAACGAGAAGAAGGTGTACCGCTGCACTTCCTGCAACTGGGACTTTGCCGGCGAGGCCGAGCTGCAGCTGCACGTCAAGCTGAACCACCTGGAGCACCGGGGCAAGGCGCACCGCTGCATCTTCTGCGGTGAGCTCTTCGGTACCGAGGTGGAGCTGCAGTGCCACGTCACCAGCCACAGCAAGAAGTACAACTGCAAGTTCTGCAGCAAGGCCTTCCACGCCATCATCCTGCTGGAGAAGCACCTGCGCGAGAAGCACTGCGTCTTCGAGGGCCGGGGCCCGGCCTGCGCCGCCAACGGGGCCTCCGAGTCGCTGCACAAGGAGGACGAGGAGGTGGCAGCGACTGCGGCCGAGCTGCAGACCATCCTGGCCAACCACCGGGAGGCCCAGAGCAGCCGGGATGGCAGCGAGGAGGACCTGGACGGGGCCGAGACCATGTACGCCTGCGACATCTGCGGGGCGGCCTACACCATGGAGTCGCTCCTGCAGAACCACCAGCTCCGGGACCACAACATCCGGCCGGGGGAGAGCGCCATGGTGCGGCAGAAGGCCGAGCTGATCAAGGGCAGCCACAAGTGCGACGTCTGCTCCCGGACCTTCTTCTCGGAAGGCGGGCTGAGGGAGCACGCCCAGACTCACCTGGGCCCGGTCAAGCACTACATGTGCCCCATCTGCGGCGAGCGgttcccctccctcctcaccctcaccgAGCACAAGGTGACGCACAGCAAGAGCCTGGACACCGGCACCTGCCGCATCTGCAAGATGCCGCTGCAGTCGGAGGAGCAGTTCCTGGAACACTGCCAGATGCACCCCGACCTCCGGAACTCCCTGACCGGCTTCCGCTGTGTGGTCTGCATGCAGACCGTCACCTCCACGCTGGAGCTGAAGATCCACGGGACCTTCCACATGCAGAAGACAGGCGGCGGCCCGGGAGGGCAGCAGGCCCAGCGGGGGCAGCCCCTGCCCAAGCTCTACAAGTGCGCCTCGTGCCTACAGGAGTTCCGCTCCAAGCAGGACCTGGTGAAGCTGGACATCAACGGGCTGCCCTACGGACTGTGCGCCTCCTGCGTgggcgggggaggggggaagcgGACCGGCACTCCTCCCGCTGGCCCCGAGGGGGCGCCGCCCCAGAGCCGCTGCGTCAGCTGCAACGTAAAGTTCGAGAGTGAGAGCGAGCTGCGGAGCCACGCCCTGTCGGCCCACTCCGAACCGGCACCCGAGGGCACCCGGCGCCCCAGGACGCCCCAGGTCTCTCCCCTGTCCAAGGTCAGCCCGTCTCAGCCGGAAGAGGTAATGGCGAGGGGGGAATCGCAGGGCTTCAGGGTATCGTGGCCGGGTGTGGGAAGGGCATGGGAACTTTGGTCGTGGTGCAGGAGGAGTTCACTGGAATGCGGCCAAACGGTTCAATGCCGACCAAGATTCCCTGTTGTATCTCCATCCACTGCCCTTCCATAGGGTCATAAAGTCAAACAGCATGGCAACTGGGCCTTCTGCTCTACTGGGCCACACTCATGAAGATTCCCTGTTGAATCTGCTTCACTGTCCTTTCATAGGATCATGGCTCTTTGCTCAACTGCTCCATGCTGGCCAAGATCGAAGTTGCTTTgccattgtcacatgtactgagctacagttaAAAGCTGGTCTTGCATGCCATTCAGACAGAGCAAACCATTACACAGAGCACTGAGGcagaacaataacagaatgcagagtaaaatgttacagttacagagaaagtgcattgtGGGTAGACAATACAATACAAGATTAGACAatgacaatcagaatcaggtttattatcaccagcctgtgtcgtgaagtttgttaacttagcagcagcagttcaatgcaatacataatgtacaagaaatcaattaatcaatcgcgatatatgtatattgaataggttaaaaggtgcaaaaacagaaataatatttattaaaaaagtgaggtagtgttcacaggttcaagtccatttaggaatcggatggcagaggggaagaagctgtttctgaatcgctgagtgtgttccttcaggcttctgtacctcctacctgattgtaacagtgagaaaagggcatgacccgggtgctggaggtccttaataatagatgctgcctctctgagacaccactccctgacgatatcctgggtactttgtaaggtAGTCCCCAAGATGGAACCCAAGaaagattgtgaggccaagagtctatcttattgtactagagagccgttcaatagtcttataactgcAGGGTAGCAGCTGTTTATGAACATGCTGCTTTGTGATTTTATACTTTTGCATGGTGATCTGTATACCTTTTTCTTGGTGCtctagttcccattcccctgcaaattCGAGTTccatggggatgggaaccagagcaccagaacagatagtggagtggttgtggagaaagatattgttaagcctacatacaaagtcaggattCAAAAGGTCCCAACTAGAGAATGCGATGCTACATCTCCTATGAGGGAAACgctaaagggggaggggtggcattactagtcgggGAAAAAGTCATGGCTGTGCCCAGACAGGTAGACTGAAGAGCCCTACTACTGAAGCTTTATAGATAGAGCTGAGGATTAgcaaaggtatgaccatgttaatggacTTATATCACAGACCGCAGCATTTAGAGGAGCTAATTTGTAGAAATTGCACGCTGTTAACacaaacataaagttgtgatagtagatgacattaactttccacatattgactgggactcccattctgtaaaaggactggatgggaaagagtttgccaaatgtgttcaggaaagtttcctcaaccagtacatagaagtcccaactaaaGAGTGTGATAGTAGATCTCCTGTTGGGGGTTGAGACAGAGCAGGggacaaaagtttgtgtaggggaacactttgcaactAGTGACCATAGTACcactagtttcaaggtaattatggaaaaagataggtctggtccttggtttggcctttctccagttctaaattggagaaaggccaactgtgatggtatcagaaaggatctagcaAGTGTAGATTGCAAcatgctgttttctggcaaaggtgtatttgGTAAGTGGGATCCTTCAAAAGTGACATTTTGAGAGTAGAGTTTATaggttcctgtcagaataaaagatttGATAGATTCCCTGTCAGATTTAGGAAAACCTgctttttgagagatattgaggccctggttaagaaaaagaaagtgcagtgcagatctTGGCAAACAGAAAtcaatgaggtacttgaggagtgtaagaaatacaagagaacgcttaagaatgaaatcaagagggctaaaagcAGACAAGCTGAGGGAGAATCCTGATGGTTTCTATAGATACActgtattaagagcaaaagagtagcaaggacaaaattggttctctgaaagatcagagtggtaatcaaCACACGGTGctgaaagagatgagggagagcttaaatgaatatttttgcatctttactcgggagatggacacagagtttaTAGATGTGAGGCAATTCAATAACGAGGTTATGGAAaatacacagattacagaggaggaggcaaATTAAATCCCCAGATTCTGACAATGCAAAAATTGCAAGGGCCGTAGCAGTGGTATTTAAAACATCCATAGACACAGATGAGATGCTGGAGttctttgtttaagaaaggctctaagaataagcccaGAAACTATAGGCTGGCaagctgacatcagtagtgggaaagctaCAGACAGGCATTCTAAGGGcatggatatacaagtatttggatagacatagactgattagggataattaccatggctttgttcatggtaagtcatgtctaaccaatcttatagagtttttccgaggaagttaccaagaaagctGATGAAGGTGAGGTAGTggaagttgtctacatggaccttagcaaggtCTTTCACAAGGTCCCATATGGTTCAATCgcttagcattcaagatgaggtaataagTTAGATTAAACATTGGTTTTGTGGAGGGGTTGTAGATGattttgcctctctgactggaggtctgtgctGCGGGGATCGGTGCTGAGTCCcgtgtcatctgtatcaatgatctggatgataatgataactggatcagaaaatctgcagatgacaccaagattaggggtgcaAGGAAGATTATCAAGTCCACAACAGGATTTAGACCAGCtggtgaaatgggctgaaaaatagcagatggaaacAAGTGGGATGActtacactttgggaggaccaaccagggtactGTAGGTTTATGTTGTAAaatactgaggagtgtggtagatcagagatatctgggaatacagatacataattccttgaaacaggaagataaggttgtaaagaaaagaaagctttgggcacattggccttcgtagATCAgcgtactgagtacagaagttgggatgtaatattgaaaTTGCATAAGCGAAgactcatttggagtattatgtgcagttttggtcacctacatatggtaaagatgtaaataaaattgaaagaatggagagaaaatttacaag from Hypanus sabinus isolate sHypSab1 chromosome 1, sHypSab1.hap1, whole genome shotgun sequence includes these protein-coding regions:
- the LOC132398296 gene encoding zinc finger protein 521 isoform X4, whose protein sequence is MHQTCTLNLTMISSVITYSAYPCGYGAPSGAILMGLGPCLNFPLLCGVPERQRSPRSCRMSRRKQAKPRSLRVEENDSEDLRQTVGQTSGQSDGPDAEDDPSCSWPPSSPSSKDQGSPNHGEGLEVGEEEGGAGLPYPCQFCDKSFSRLGFLKHHEQTHGDKLPFRCTFCSRLFKHKRSRDRHLKLHTGDKKYHCSECEAAFSRSDHLKIHLKTHASSKPYRCPVCRRGFLTPSSLSGHMQVHEKPRGGPSPPPSAPSSTSSSSSCSAAAISRLDGCWRPPESRKCSRCEEGFDLPEELQRHIGECHPERSPSEEDAGVGGVVLAPTPGPGPGLQCACCSEPFAEEGALLAHAGRAHGRDQPPRCGLCAQRLLSAEELRAHLEAHRRAEAAGSRSPSVVTLGYASVSSTTPDSNLSADSCSAVPDGGNPAPQPQPQPLLLLPRQRSRKRGSQPAPDGAGPLLKRPRESYSCTHCAQRAFSSLAVLQAHLKAAHLDQPEQLHPCQLCLESLPSLLNLHEHLRQAHGGEAEQALPPAPAAIAASSSPSPFPCNFCSEAPADLNSLQEHIRRCHSLATGQPPSKGSNAFFCPHCLMGFLTEASLEDHARRTHSQTTPAPSLDSPSLLAATAPHQEPLLEVYSCPYCTNSPVFSSVPRLNKHVKENHKNVPLALAYDNGSRRSSPASPEQGGPVKVGQGGSQLAGEYSCSQCGAKFTSPDGFQAHLKTHLGAVQRKLACPQCSKELPNHEALLKHVTVHFTVTSTYYICESCDKQFTSVDDLQKHLLDMHTFIFFRCTLCQEIFDSKVSVQLHLAVKHSNEKKVYRCTSCNWDFAGEAELQLHVKLNHLEHRGKAHRCIFCGELFGTEVELQCHVTSHSKKYNCKFCSKAFHAIILLEKHLREKHCVFEGRGPACAANGASESLHKEDEEVAATAAELQTILANHREAQSSRDGSEEDLDGAETMYACDICGAAYTMESLLQNHQLRDHNIRPGESAMVRQKAELIKGSHKCDVCSRTFFSEGGLREHAQTHLGPVKHYMCPICGERFPSLLTLTEHKVTHSKSLDTGTCRICKMPLQSEEQFLEHCQMHPDLRNSLTGFRCVVCMQTVTSTLELKIHGTFHMQKTGGGPGGQQAQRGQPLPKLYKCASCLQEFRSKQDLVKLDINGLPYGLCASCVGGGGGKRTGTPPAGPEGAPPQSRCVSCNVKFESESELRSHALSAHSEPAPEGTRRPRTPQVSPLSKVSPSQPEEKTYQCIKCQMIFQCEWDIQVHVANHMLEEGLSHECKLCSQTFDSPAKLQCHLIEHSFEGMGGTFKCPVCFTAFVQANKLQQHIFSAHGQEDKIYDCSQCPQKFFFQTELQNHAMTQHSS
- the LOC132398296 gene encoding zinc finger protein 521 isoform X2, yielding MHQTCTLNLTMISSVITYSAYPCGYGAPSGAILMGLGPCLNFPLLCGVPERQRSPRSCRMSRRKQAKPRSLRVEENDSEDLRQTVGQTSGQSDGPDAEDDPSCSWPPSSPSSKDQGSPNHGEGLEVGEEEGGAGLPYPCQFCDKSFSRLGFLKHHEQTHGDKLPFRCTFCSRLFKHKRSRDRHLKLHTGDKKYHCSECEAAFSRSDHLKIHLKTHASSKPYRCPVCRRGFLTPSSLSGHMQVHEKPRGGPSPPPSAPSSTSSSSSCSAAAISRLDGCWRPPESRKCSRCEEGFDLPEELQRHIGECHPERSPSEEDAGVGGVVLAPTPGPGPGLQCACCSEPFAEEGALLAHAGRAHGRDQPPRCGLCAQRLLSAEELRAHLEAHRRAEAAGSRSPSVVTLGYASVSSTTPDSNLSADSCSAVPDGGNPAPQPQPQPLLLLPRQRSRKRGSQPAPDGAGPLLKRPRESYSCTHCAQRAFSSLAVLQAHLKAAHLDQPEQLHPCQLCLESLPSLLNLHEHLRQAHGGEAEQALPPAPAAIAASSSPSPFPCNFCSEAPADLNSLQEHIRRCHSLATGQPPSKGSNAFFCPHCLMGFLTEASLEDHARRTHSQTTPAPSLDSPSLLAATAPHQEPLLEVYSCPYCTNSPVFSSVPRLNKHVKENHKNVPLALAYDNGSRRSSPASPEQGGPVKVGQGGSQLAGEYSCSQCGAKFTSPDGFQAHLKTHLGAVQRKLACPQCSKELPNHEALLKHVTVHFTVTSTYYICESCDKQFTSVDDLQKHLLDMHTFIFFRCTLCQEIFDSKVSVQLHLAVKHSNEKKVYRCTSCNWDFAGEAELQLHVKLNHLEHRGKAHRCIFCGELFGTEVELQCHVTSHSKKYNCKFCSKAFHAIILLEKHLREKHCVFEGRGPACAANGASESLHKEDEEVAATAAELQTILANHREAQSSRDGSEEDLDGAETMYACDICGAAYTMESLLQNHQLRDHNIRPGESAMVRQKAELIKGSHKCDVCSRTFFSEGGLREHAQTHLGPVKHYMCPICGERFPSLLTLTEHKVTHSKSLDTGTCRICKMPLQSEEQFLEHCQMHPDLRNSLTGFRCVVCMQTVTSTLELKIHGTFHMQKTGGGPGGQQAQRGQPLPKLYKCASCLQEFRSKQDLVKLDINGLPYGLCASCVGGGGGKRTGTPPAGPEGAPPQSRCVSCNVKFESESELRSHALSAHSEPAPEGTRRPRTPQVSPLSKVSPSQPEEKTYQCIKCQMIFQCEWDIQVHVANHMLGGERPGLVLPRGMEGETRSPRPYKEEGLSHECKLCSQTFDSPAKLQCHLIEHSFEGMGGTFKCPVCFTAFVQANKLQQHIFSAHGQEDKIYDCSQCPQKFFFQTELQNHAMTQHSS